From the Solanum stenotomum isolate F172 chromosome 4, ASM1918654v1, whole genome shotgun sequence genome, one window contains:
- the LOC125861535 gene encoding uncharacterized protein LOC125861535 produces MKKKKATLVVSSPVVDINSVPTEASLPTPAPRPSSTSCSVPSNIPSSSIVALPPRPSDATALADAVTPLSTAIEALATRIAVCECSQGAIEEVMALKATIAVLRSDTADPESEVETDEEMLEKADEVAYEGITETEEAMVDASVHASLVDTPLAAPSAITIPSKVTPDTDAQVQTDAPGTDA; encoded by the exons atgaagaagaagaaggcaacCCTAGTGGTTTCTTCCCCGGTTGTAGATATAAACTCAGTACCtacagaggcatctttgcctactccggcccctaGGCCTTCAAGTACTTCTTGTTCTGTACCTTCTAATATCCCTAGTTCTTCTATTGTTGCGCTGCCTCCTAGACCCTCTGATGCT ACTGCCCTGGCTGATGCAGTGACACCATTGAGCACTGCCATTGAGGCCCTTGCGACAAGGATAGCGGTGTGCGAGTGTAGCCAAGGGGCCATCGAGGAGGTAATGGCCTTAAAGGCAACTATAGCTGTGTTGAGAAGCGAT ACAGCTGACCCTGAGTCTGAGGTAGAGACTGATGAGGAGATGCTTGAGAAGGCTGATGAAGTTGCATATGAGGGCATTACTGAGACAGAAGAGGCCATGGTAGATGCTTCTGTACATGCTTCTTTGGTAGATACACCCTTGGCAGCTCCTAGTGCTATTACTATTCCTTCTAAGGTGACTCCGGACACTGATGCCCAAGTCCAGACTGATGCACCAGGCACTGATGCctag